The following are encoded in a window of Glandiceps talaboti chromosome 5, keGlaTala1.1, whole genome shotgun sequence genomic DNA:
- the LOC144435143 gene encoding uncharacterized protein LOC144435143, with protein MLYYLKQEIIGDLASKISRGAHAKNLNTGSEVEVTVYNVDVYRHLIVPRSLNNIWERVKLVQHTFSVYTMVLYSSGCVKEALCVLPTKYSIYQKGLQGKE; from the exons ATGTTATATTACTTAAAACAAGAAATCATTGGTGATCTTGCCAGTAAAATATCTCGAGGCGCTCATGCCAA GAACCTTAACACTGGAAGTGAAGTAGAAGTTACTGTATATAATGTGGACGTGTATAGACATTTGATTGTTCCTAGATCATTGAACAACATCTGGG AAAGAGTGAAGCTGGTACAACACACTTTCTCTGTCTACACCATGGTATTATATAGTAGTGGTTGTGTGAAAGAAGCCCTGTGTGTACTACCTACCAAGTACAGTATCTACCAAAAAG GTTTGCAAGGAAAGGAATGA